In Lentilactobacillus sp. SPB1-3, the sequence CACACGGTAGGTTTCCTGGCGGCAATCCATTTCGAAAATAACAATTAATTTTAGGAGATAAGTAATCATGCAACGTGGACCAATGACTGAACAAAGACCACGAGGTGGCCAATTTAATTTCAGATCTTTTATGCAGTTAATTCGCAAAACTAAGCCAATATATTGGCAACTATGGGTTGGATTGGTATTGAGTTTAATTGCAACGGGGATGCAACTTGCAGTTCCTAAGGCCGCTGAAAGTATGATCAACGGCTTTAAAAATGGAATTAGTGAACCGTTAATTATTGGAGTGATCGTTTTATTTTTGGTAAGTGCTCTGGTAAGTAGTTTATCTGGCTCACTTTTAGGATTCTTTGGTGAGAGTATCGTCAGTGAATTAAGAAAGTTGATCTGGAGTAAGTTGCTGAAGCTTAAAGTATCTTATTTTGATGAAACTAAGTCAGGTGAGATGACTTCCAGATTGATCAACGATTCTTCTCAAGTTAAGGAATTAGTCGCTAACTCCTTTCCCAATCTAGTTAGCGCATTGATCACTATTGTGGGTGCACTAGTGTTGATGGTAATGATGGACTGGAAAATGACGTTGATCATGGCATTGGCGATTCCATTAGTGATGGTGATTATGTTACCGATTGCTCAAAGAACTCGCCAAATCGGTCGCAGTCGCCAAGACGAGATGGCTAAGTTCAATGGTCAAGCAGACGAAACATTAAGCGAAATTCGCTTAGTTAAGTCTTCTGACGCTGAACCATATGAATCAAAATTAGGCTTTAAATCTATCAAATCTTTATATCAAATCGGCTTGAAAGAGGCCATCTATGATGCTATTTCTGGTCCTTTGATGACCACGGTCATGCTGGCATTGTTTGTTGGTGTGTTAGGATACGGAGCTGTTCGAGTATCCCAAGGCACTATGTCTTTGGGGAAGATGTTCTCGTTTTTTATGTATTTATTCCAATTAATGAGCCCAGCCATGATCCTTGGTCAATTTGTTTCCACACTTGGTAAAGCGAGTGGCTCAACTGAGCGAATTCAAGATTTATTAGCAGCACCTGAAGAAAAATTTGGTATTGGTGATGACGTTGATGTTGAAGGTAAGACCTTATCAATGGAACATGTTGATTTCGGCTATGATAATTCAACCCCAATTTTAAAAGACGTCAGTTTCACTGCTAAACCAAGTACTGTCGTGGCATTTGCTGGCCCTTCAGGAGGCGGGAAATCAACGATTTTTAGTCTGTTAGAGCGATTCTATCAACCAGATTTCGGTAAGATTAATATTGGTGACACAGATATTAATAATATCGATTTGAACTCTTGGCGAAAACAGATTGGATTTGTTAGTCAGGATTCAGCGATCAAAGCCGGCACGATTCGTGATAATTTAACATATGGGTTAACTGGAGAATATTCAGATGAACAATTGTGGAATGTTTTACAGTTAGCTTATGCAGATAAGTTTGTTCATGAAATGCCGGATGGCTTAGATACGCAAGTTGGTGAACGAGGAGTGAAGGTTTCTGGTGGCCAACGACAAAGAATCGCAATTGCCCGGGCCTTTCTCCGCGATCCTAAAATCCTAATGTTAGATGAGGCTACAGCTAGTCTTGATTCAGAATCAGAAGCGATGGTCCAAAAGGCTTTAGATCAGTTAATGAAGGGACGAACTACTTTAGTTATCGCCCATAGGCTTAGCACGATTGTGGGG encodes:
- a CDS encoding ABC transporter ATP-binding protein, yielding MQRGPMTEQRPRGGQFNFRSFMQLIRKTKPIYWQLWVGLVLSLIATGMQLAVPKAAESMINGFKNGISEPLIIGVIVLFLVSALVSSLSGSLLGFFGESIVSELRKLIWSKLLKLKVSYFDETKSGEMTSRLINDSSQVKELVANSFPNLVSALITIVGALVLMVMMDWKMTLIMALAIPLVMVIMLPIAQRTRQIGRSRQDEMAKFNGQADETLSEIRLVKSSDAEPYESKLGFKSIKSLYQIGLKEAIYDAISGPLMTTVMLALFVGVLGYGAVRVSQGTMSLGKMFSFFMYLFQLMSPAMILGQFVSTLGKASGSTERIQDLLAAPEEKFGIGDDVDVEGKTLSMEHVDFGYDNSTPILKDVSFTAKPSTVVAFAGPSGGGKSTIFSLLERFYQPDFGKINIGDTDINNIDLNSWRKQIGFVSQDSAIKAGTIRDNLTYGLTGEYSDEQLWNVLQLAYADKFVHEMPDGLDTQVGERGVKVSGGQRQRIAIARAFLRDPKILMLDEATASLDSESEAMVQKALDQLMKGRTTLVIAHRLSTIVGADNIYFIEHGQVSGSGTHSELVKSHELYREYVATQFDAATK